In one window of Candidatus Hydrogenedentota bacterium DNA:
- a CDS encoding MaoC family dehydratase: MYEERASFEAGEQAELTKTFAVADIETFARISGDVNPIHLDEAYARETRFGGRIAHGMLVAGLISAVLGTKLPGPGAVYLGQELRFKAPVRPGDAVTARAVVTEWNGDKGVVKLNTTAVNQDGVEVIAGTATLIMSRYLKR; this comes from the coding sequence ATGTACGAAGAACGCGCGTCATTTGAAGCGGGTGAACAAGCCGAACTGACGAAGACCTTCGCTGTCGCGGACATCGAGACCTTCGCGCGCATCTCGGGCGACGTAAACCCGATTCATCTCGATGAGGCCTACGCGCGGGAAACCCGGTTCGGCGGGCGCATCGCCCACGGCATGCTCGTGGCCGGGCTCATCTCCGCGGTGCTCGGCACGAAACTGCCGGGACCGGGCGCGGTCTACCTGGGCCAGGAACTGCGCTTCAAGGCGCCGGTCCGTCCCGGCGACGCCGTGACCGCGCGCGCCGTGGTGACGGAATGGAACGGCGACAAGGGCGTGGTGAAGCTGAACACGACTGCGGTGAATCAAGACGGTGTCGAGGTGATTGCGGGCACGGCCACGTTGATCATG